CCCGCTGTCATGGGGGTGTCAACCCTTTAGACCGGTGATTTTGCGCCTCCACCTTTCGATGGATTTGCCTTTTTCAGATTTTGCTCAGGGGTTTTATCCCGTGAACGTCTTAGACAATGTGCCATAAAACTCCTTTCCGAGTCAATGCCTACCAAAGTTATTTTTCTCTATTTTTCAGCACCTTAGAATTAATGTAGGCTCTTTCACGAAACACTGACTGCCGATCCGGAATAAGACTTTTATTCCGGGAGGAGGTAAAATAGGACAGATCCGGAAACTGCCGCAGCCGTTTCTTGCGTGTGGAGCCGATCCGAAAATCATGAACGGAAAAGATATCCTCCTGATCGCCAACCCCGGGGCAAAGGCGGGGGATTCAGACCTCAGCAAAGCCGTTGAGTTTATGCGCGGTCGCGGTTTCGTCGTTCATCGGGAATTCATCGATGATCCCCGGCAAATCACAGAATTGATCGAAAGATTCGCCGGCGAGGTCGACGGGGTGGTGCTCGGAGGAGGCGACGGAACGTTCAACAGAGCAGCGGCGGCGCTATTGAAGTGCGGGAAACCGCTGGGCATTCTGCCCATGGGAACGGCCAATGATCTTGCCCGCACGCTAGGGATCCCCCTCGACCTCGTTTCAGCGGCAGGAATCATTGCCGAAGGGCATACCCGCCGCATTGATCTGGGCTGCGTGAACGATGACGTATGGTTTTTCAATGTCGCGCACATCGGGCTGGGGACCCTGGTCACCCGGCGCCTTTCGGCGGACAAGAAACGGCAGTGGGGAAAGCTCAGCTATCTGCGCACCTTGCTGGAGGCCTGGCGGTCCGCTCGCCCTTTCGGGGTCGAACTGAATTGCGACGGCCACCGCGAACATTTTCGTTCAATCGAAGTGGCCGTGGGAAACGGTCGCAGCTACGGAGGCGGAATGACCATCGCTTCGGAGGCTCAAATGGACGATCAGGTGCTCCATCTATTCAGTCTCGACCCGCAGAGTGTTTTTCGCCTGGCGGCACTTTTCCCGGCGCTGTTCACAGGCAATTACGGGGAAAAAACGAAGGTGAGATTCCGACGCGG
This is a stretch of genomic DNA from Desulfuromonas sp. TF. It encodes these proteins:
- a CDS encoding lipid kinase, with protein sequence MNGKDILLIANPGAKAGDSDLSKAVEFMRGRGFVVHREFIDDPRQITELIERFAGEVDGVVLGGGDGTFNRAAAALLKCGKPLGILPMGTANDLARTLGIPLDLVSAAGIIAEGHTRRIDLGCVNDDVWFFNVAHIGLGTLVTRRLSADKKRQWGKLSYLRTLLEAWRSARPFGVELNCDGHREHFRSIEVAVGNGRSYGGGMTIASEAQMDDQVLHLFSLDPQSVFRLAALFPALFTGNYGEKTKVRFRRGRTISVRTVKPLKVVADGEERTKTPARFTIRQNALSVFVPAESKDQERKDAAN